A single genomic interval of Spinacia oleracea cultivar Varoflay chromosome 6, BTI_SOV_V1, whole genome shotgun sequence harbors:
- the LOC130463897 gene encoding uncharacterized protein: MQSNPTARGGKSRKRSSLTSGRSDPNKKSKAAGGDDISVAVETQEFPADDALKKTVDSTVVVHQSPQPSIEILDLEGGGGVHEPSLQHCATSAAVTGGNSSMPPVSRSENRSGDSRLNYHMPLRTGGWIEDTPFKIPPAMKTWFGLAGGEPTDQFYPNIDLLCGESVATDSAKNGGDLGYHAFRDLITPADWPQGQIDAPAAQHFNDLYKAVQSSMDLYYVYRWNQLQLTQNNIDIADLKKRVEAAESALKDSAKKLETASSDLEAAKKRLEDIEPKLKSETERADGLNQQLTDFNSGLPEVKKTAAKRVVDKLLQSDWFNDLLTLRHNGGWCAAHRVVCNLKKLDENAWQEYEDAYEEQELYKTTTGFEPQELPEAVIRNANQRTLRPLQVPKEAYWSGDEHAV, encoded by the exons ATGCAATCCAATCCTACCGCCCGTGGTGGAAAGAGCCGAAAAAGATCTTCACTTACTAGCGGGCGTTCTGACCCGAATAAGAAGTCCAAGGCCGCTGGCGGCGATGATATTTCGGTTGCTGTGGAAACTCAAGAATTCCCCGCTGACGACGCTCTTAAGAAGACGGTGGATTCGACTGTTGTGGTTCATCAGTCTCCGCAGCCGTCTATTGAGATTTTGGACTTAGAAGGTGGTGGCGGCGTACATGAGCCTTCACTTCAGCATTGTGCTACGTCGGCTGCTGTGACAGGGGGTAATTCTAGTATGCCCCCTGTGAGTCGTAGTGAGAATAGGTCCGGTGATTCTCGGTTGAATTACCATATGCCGTTGCGTACCGGCGGTTGGATTGAGGATACCCCTTTCAAGATTCCGCCGGCAATGAAGACGTGGTTCGGGTTGGCTGGAGGTGAGCCTACCGATCAGTTCTATCCCAACATTGACCTGTTATGTGGGGAGTCGGTGGCGACTGATTCTGCTAAAAACGGTGGTGACTTAGGCTACCATGCTTTTCGGGATCTAATAACTCCTGCTGATTGGCCACAGGGTCAGATTGACGCCCCTGCTGCTCAGCATTTcaatgatttgtacaag gcTGTTCAATCCAGCATGGATTTGTACTATGTCTATCGTTGGAACCAGCTGCAGCTGACTCAGAACAACATTGACATTGCCGACTTGAAAAAGCGGGTTGAGGCGGCGGAGTCTGCTTTGAAAGATAGTGCGAAGAAGTTGGAGACTGCTTCTTCAGATTTGGAGGCGGCAAAAAAGAGGCTGGAAGATATCGAGCCGAAGCTGAAGTCTGAGACTGAGAGAGCAGACGGCCTGAATCAGCAGCTTACCGATTTTAATAGCGGTTTGCCTGAAGTGAAGAAGACTGCCGCCAAGAGGGTTGTTGATAAGCTTCTTCAGTCTGATTGGTTTAACGATCTTCTTACTCTGCGCCATAATGGTGGTTGGTGCGCTGCTCATCGGGTCGTCTGCAACTTGAAGAAGCTGGACGAAAATGCCTGGCAGGAGTACGAAGATGCTTATGAGGAGCAGGAATTGTACAAGACTACTACCGGCTTTGAGCCGCAGGAGCTGCCAGAGGCTGTGATTCGTAATGCTAATCAGAGAACCTTGCGGCCTTTGCAAGTTCCAAAAGAAGCCTACTGGTCTGGTGATGAACATGCCGTTTGA